A stretch of DNA from Melioribacteraceae bacterium 4301-Me:
CAATGTGCAAGTGTGCAGGATAGCTTTTTAGCTCGTCTTTAGGCAGATGACCCTTATAGATTAATCTGATAATGTTAGCATCTGGAGAGATGTCATCCTTAGATGGCAGAGTGTATTTTTTTCTAAAAGCTGGGAAATAATCTTTTTCACATTGCAGATAAAAATTGTACGAATTATTAGTGCCTAAAATATAACCAATTGGAAGGTCATTTAATGCTAAGATGAAGGTTAATTCTGGATGAAAAATAACATACGGTGCTACGTAATAGTGACCTAACAGTTTATGGTCGTTGTAAATGTGACTTGCATCTTTGCCACTGTTGCCAGTCTTTAAACAAATTTCGTAGAGTCTTTCCAAATCTTTTTTTGAATAGTTTCTAATCTGAAATTCCATTTTACAATCTTGCTTAACCAAAAAATTTATATTCTAACTTCCAAAAATAATCAAGTGATAATGTATAATCCTATTAAATAAATTATTACATTGATAGAAATTATAACTACCCAATCGTGTAGTTAAAAAATCGTTAATAATTATAGATTATCAACATTTAATAAGTGTTTTTGTTAAGAAGAAAATATCATAATAAAATTAAGATATTTAATAAACTTTTTTGCTCGTCAGCTTTTTAATTTAGAGGGAAATAATGAATACAAAAATCGCTTTTTCTTTTATCGCTACGTTTATAATTAACATCTTGGTATTGAATGCACAGGTGAATATTTCACAGCGGCAAATAAATAGTGACAGTAAATTATCTGTTGGAACACCACAGAAGTTAATACTTCCGGA
This window harbors:
- a CDS encoding GNAT family N-acetyltransferase, producing the protein MEFQIRNYSKKDLERLYEICLKTGNSGKDASHIYNDHKLLGHYYVAPYVIFHPELTFILALNDLPIGYILGTNNSYNFYLQCEKDYFPAFRKKYTLPSKDDISPDANIIRLIYKGHLPKDELKSYPAHLHIDILPEGQGQGFGKKLINTFTNKLREMDVPAVHLEVGKKNTNAIRFYEKTGFHLIKEYEFSLAYGMYLS